The following coding sequences lie in one Nocardioides sambongensis genomic window:
- a CDS encoding MFS transporter, with product MPSLSVEPLGARPLRRVVAALCVTQIVSWGVLFYAFPVMATSISESQDWPLTTVVAVFTVSQLVAAVAGIAVGHLLDRNGPRRLMTVGSAVAVVALVVIATAPSLPIFLLGWVCAGVAMSATLYPPAFATITHWAPAEHRVRALTALTLVAGFASTVFAPLAAVLDGHTDWRTTYLVLAGVLAGTVPLHWRALDAPWRTRRDDPRAATSPAGRAPARAGGTWEVVRQPRYVGLVAAFTLGGFCVYAVVINLVPLLTEHGLTTTEAAVALGIGGVGQVGGRLLYAPVIAKMPVEPRTVVVLLAAGATTAAIALSADWLVVVGVASFAAGIARGIFTLIQATAVTDRWGRSPTGPATRCSPAA from the coding sequence ATGCCCTCGCTGAGCGTCGAGCCGCTCGGCGCACGGCCGCTGCGCCGCGTGGTGGCGGCGCTCTGCGTCACCCAGATCGTCTCCTGGGGCGTGCTGTTCTACGCGTTCCCGGTGATGGCGACGTCCATCAGCGAAAGCCAGGACTGGCCGCTGACCACCGTGGTCGCCGTCTTCACCGTGTCCCAGCTCGTCGCCGCTGTGGCCGGGATCGCCGTCGGCCACCTCCTCGACCGGAACGGGCCCCGGCGGCTGATGACCGTCGGCTCCGCCGTCGCCGTCGTCGCCCTCGTGGTCATCGCGACCGCTCCCTCGCTGCCGATCTTCCTGCTCGGCTGGGTGTGCGCCGGGGTCGCCATGTCCGCGACCCTCTACCCACCCGCGTTCGCCACGATCACCCACTGGGCACCCGCCGAGCACCGGGTCCGCGCCCTCACCGCGCTCACCCTCGTCGCCGGATTCGCCTCCACCGTCTTCGCCCCGCTCGCCGCCGTCCTCGACGGCCACACCGACTGGCGTACGACGTACCTGGTCCTCGCCGGTGTGCTCGCCGGCACCGTCCCGCTGCACTGGCGCGCCCTCGACGCTCCGTGGCGCACCCGCCGCGACGACCCTCGGGCCGCCACCTCCCCGGCCGGTCGCGCACCGGCCCGCGCCGGCGGCACCTGGGAGGTGGTACGACAGCCGCGGTACGTCGGACTCGTCGCGGCGTTCACGCTCGGCGGGTTCTGCGTCTACGCGGTCGTCATCAACCTCGTCCCGCTGCTGACCGAGCACGGGCTCACAACGACCGAGGCCGCTGTCGCCCTCGGCATCGGAGGAGTCGGGCAGGTCGGCGGGCGACTGCTGTATGCACCCGTCATCGCCAAGATGCCCGTCGAGCCCCGCACCGTCGTGGTCCTCCTGGCCGCGGGCGCGACCACGGCGGCGATCGCCCTCAGCGCCGACTGGCTCGTCGTGGTCGGCGTCGCCTCGTTCGCCGCCGGCATCGCACGTGGCATCTTCACCCTGATCCAGGCCACCGCCGTCACCGACCGCTGGGGACGGTCGCCTACGGGGCCCGCAACTCGTTGCTCTCCGGCGGCGTGA